The following proteins come from a genomic window of Macaca thibetana thibetana isolate TM-01 chromosome 15, ASM2454274v1, whole genome shotgun sequence:
- the TRIM32 gene encoding E3 ubiquitin-protein ligase TRIM32 has protein sequence MAAAAASHLNLDALREVLECPICMESFTEEQLRPKLLHCGHTICRQCLEKLLASSINGVRCPFCSKITRITSLTQLTDNLTVLKIIDTAGLSEAVGLLMCRSCGRRLPRQFCRSCGLVLCEPCREADHQPPGHCTLPVKEAAEERRRDFGEKLTRLRELMGELQRRKVALEGVSKDLQARYKAVLQEYGHEERRVQDELARSRKFFTGSLAEVEKSNSQVVEEQSYLLNIAEVQAVSRCDYFLAKIKQADVALLEETADEEEPELTASLPRELTLQDVELLKVGHVGPLQIGQAVKKPRTVNMEDSWAMEAAASAASTSVTFREMDMSPEEVVASPRASPAKQRGPEAASNIQQCLFLKKMGAKGSTPGMFNLPVSLYVTSQGEVLVADRGNYRIQVFTRKGFLKEIRRSPSGIDSFVLSFLGADLPNLTPLSVAMNCQGLIGVTDSYDNSLKVYTLDGHCVACHRSQLSKPWGITALPSGQFVVTDVEGGKLWCFTVDRGSGVVKYSCLCSAVRPKFVTCDAEGTVYFTQGLGLNLENRQNEHHLEGGFSIGSVGPDGQLGRQISHFFSENEDFRCIAGMCVDARGDLIVADSSRKEILHFPKGGGYSVLIREGLTCPVGIALTPKGQLLVLDCWDHCIKIYSYHLRRYSTP, from the coding sequence ATGGCTGCAGCAGCAGCTTCTCACCTGAACCTGGATGCCCTCCGGGAAGTGCTAGAATGCCCCATCTGCATGGAGTCCTTCACAGAAGAGCAGCTGCGTCCCAAGCTCCTGCACTGTGGCCATACCATCTGCCGCCAGTGCCTGGAGAAGCTATTGGCCAGTAGCATCAATGGTGTCCGCTGTCCCTTTTGCAGCAAGATTACCCGCATAACCAGCTTGACCCAGCTGACAGACAATCTGACAGTGCTAAAGATCATTGATACAGCTGGGCTCAGCGAGGCTGTGGGGCTGCTCATGTGTCGGTCCTGTGGGCGGCGTCTGCCCCGGCAGTTCTGCCGGAGCTGTGGTTTGGTGTTATGTGAGCCCTGCCGGGAGGCAGACCATCAGCCTCCTGGCCACTGTACACTCCCTGTCAAAGAAGCCGCTGAGGAGCGGCGTCGGGACTTTGGAGAGAAGTTGACTCGTCTGCGGGAACTTATGGGGGAGCTGCAGCGGCGGAAGGTAGCCTTGGAAGGTGTCTCCAAGGACCTTCAGGCAAGGTATAAAGCAGTTCTCCAGGAGTATGGACACGAGGAACGCAGGGTCCAGGATGAGCTGGCTCGCTCTCGGAAGTTCTTCACAGGCTCTTTGGCTGAAGTTGAGAAGTCCAATAGTCAAGTGGTAGAGGAGCAGAGTTACCTTCTTAACATTGCAGAGGTGCAGGCTGTGTCTCGCTGTGACTACTTCCTGGCCAAGATCAAGCAAGCAGATGTAGCACTACTGGAGGAGACAGCTGATGAGGAGGAGCCAGAGCTTACTGCCAGCTTACCTCGGGAGCTCACCCTGCAAGATGTGGAGCTCCTTAAGGTAGGTCATGTTGGCCCCCTCCAAATTGGGCAAGCTGTTAAGAAGCCCCGGACAGTTAACATGGAAGATTCCTGGGCCATGGAGGCGGCAGCCTCTGCTGCTTCTACCTCTGTTACATTTAGAGAGATGGACATGAGCCCGGAGGAAGTGGTTGCCAGCCCTAGGGCCTCACCTGCTAAACAGCGGGGTCCTGAGGCAGCCTCCAATATCCAGCAGTGCCTCTTTCTCAAGAAGATGGGGGCCAAAGGCAGCACTCCAGGAATGTTCAATCTACCAGTCAGTCTCTACGTGACCAGTCAAGGTGAAGTGCTAGTTGCTGACCGTGGTAACTATCGTATACAAGTCTTTACCCGCAAAGGCTTTTTGAAGGAAATCCGCCGCAGCCCCAGTGGCATTGATAGCTTTGTGCTAAGCTTTCTTGGGGCGGATCTACCCAACCTCACTCCTCTCTCAGTGGCAATGAACTGCCAGGGGCTGATTGGTGTGACTGACAGCTATGATAACTCCCTCAAGGTATATACCTTGGATGGCCACTGTGTGGCCTGTCACAGGAGCCAGCTGAGCAAACCATGGGGTATCACAGCCCTGCCATCTGGCCAGTTTGTAGTAACCGATGTGGAAGGTGGAAAGCTTTGGTGTTTCACAGTTGATCGAGGATCAGGGGTGGTCAAATACAGCTGCCTGTGCAGTGCTGTGCGGCCCAAATTTGTCACCTGTGATGCTGAGGGCACCGTCTACTTCACCCAGGGCTTAGGCCTCAATCTGGAGAATCGACAGAATGAGCACCACCTGGAAGGTGGCTTTTCCATTGGTTCTGTAGGTCCCGATGGGCAGCTGGGTCGCCAGATTAGCCACTTCTTCTCGGAGAATGAGGATTTCCGCTGCATTGCTGGCATGTGTGTGGATGCTCGTGGTGATCTCATTGTGGCTGACAGTAGTCGCAAGGAAATTCTCCATTTTCCTAAGGGTGGGGGCTATAGTGTCCTTATTCGAGAGGGACTTACTTGTCCGGTGGGCATAGCCCTCACTCCTAAGGGGCAGCTGCTGGTCTTGGACTGTTGGGATCATTGCATCAAGATCTACAGCTACCATCTGAGAAGATACTCCACCCCATAG